CAGCTGCTGCGTTAGCTTTGATAAAATCACGACGACTGATGCTCATGCGGCGTTCTCGCTGTCTAGTTGATCAACTTGGTGATAAGCCAAGGTAGTGGAAACAATGCCGTTCATTGCTTGAACTGCTTCAATACCATCAAGTACCTGTTGGCGGGTGCTCCCCTCAATAACCACAACATACTTATGCTCTTTGGTATGGGTTACCAATTCGGCGCCGGACAGTTGTTGCAACTGCTCCACCACCAGCTGGTGTTTGTCTGGATTGGCGTGAACCACCAAGCTAACTACGTGATACTCATGTTCCATTTCCTGTGCCTTATCAGAAAAATAAGATGGGTTAAGTATGGATTTCAGAGGGTTTCGCTCTATACCCATTTAGGGATAATTGAATGAAGCCTAGACCAAGGTCACATGCTTTTTCGCCAAAGAGAAACATTGTTTCAACATTTGAACAACACTCACCACCAAGACACCACTAAATAAACAAAGAAAAACCAGCAGCGACTGTACGCATCAGGTAAACTTCGGCATCCCTCAAGAGCCGTTGTGGCCAACTTGAAAGCAGCAGAGTTACCCAAATCTATGCAGTTTACTGATCTCGGTTTAGCTAAACCGATCCTCGATGCCGTTACCGCTCAGGGCTATACCGTCCCTACTCCTATTCAGGCCCAAGCAATACCTGCAGTAATGCAAGGCCAAGATGTGATGGCGGCAGCGCAGACAGGTACAGGTAAAACCGCAGGATTCACCCTTCCGATCCTGCACCTGCTTAATAACGGTCAACGCGCTCGCAGCAACAAGTGTCGCGCGTTGGTGTTAACCCCAACACGGGAGTTAGCCGCACAGGTAGAAGAGAATGTTAACGCTTACGCCAAGAACACGCCGCTGCGCTCTGCAGTGGTATTTGGTGGTGTAAAGATCAACCCGCAGCTGCAAAAATTGCGCAGCGGTGTGGATGTATTGGTCGCAACTCCAGGTCGCCTTCTCGACTTGTACCAACAAAATGCTATTCGTTTTGATCAGCTGGAAGTGCTGGTACTGGACGAAGCGGACCGTATGCTCGATATGGGCTTTATCCGCGACATCAAGAAGATCATTAACTTGTTGCCTGCAAAGCGTCAGAACCTTCTGTTCTCCGCCACCTTCTCCGACGAGATCCGCGAGCTAGCCAAAGGCTTAGTAAACAATCCGGTTGAGATCTCAGTGACGCCACGTAACGCCACAGCCAAAAGCGTCGAGCAGATTGTCCACCCGGTGGATAAGAAGCGTAAGCCGCTTCTGCTGGCACAGCTGATTGGCGAAAATAACTGGCAACAGGTGTTGGTGTTTACCCGTACCAAGCACGGTGCTAATAAGTTAACCAAGTACCTGCAAGAGTTCAGCATTACCGCTGCCGCTATCCACGGCAATAAAAGCCAAGGTGCTCGTACTCGCGCTCTGGCTGAGTTCAAATCCGGTGATGTACGTGCCTTGGTTGCTACCGATATCGCCGCCCGTGGCCTCGATATCGACCAACTGCCACAAGTCGTAAACTACGAGCTACCACAGGTGGCAGAAGACTATGTACACCGCATTGGCCGAACTGGCCGTGCTGGTGCAACCGGTCATGCTATCTCACTGGTGTGTGCCGACGAGTGGGAGCAAATGGTTGCCATTGAACAGCTGACTCAAAAGCACCTAGAGCGTGAAATGGTGGCTGGATTTGAACCACAAAACCCGTTGGATGACTCTAAGCCGATTCGCCCGCTTAAGGCAAAGAAGCCGAAGAAACCAAAGAAGCCAGCTGGCAATGAACACAACAGCGATGGCACTGAGACCAAAGCTGCAGCACCACGCCGTCGCAAGCCACAAGCCAATCGAAATGGCCAAGGTGCTCACAGTGGCGATGCTAAACCGACTGGCGGTCAACGTCGTGGCGGTGGCGGTCAACGTACCGGTGCGAGCAGCGGTGGCGAAGGCCAACGTAATGGTAACCGCAACTCCGGCGGTCGCAGTCAGGGTAGCGGCAACCGCAGCCGTCGCAGCGATTAAGCGACAACGTTCGCGTTGATTATCCGATACAAACAGGGCGCCTAACGGCGCCCTGTTTCATTATTGTAAAGCGACTTTGCAAGTGCGGATGTCAGCCACCCATATTTAAGCAGTACAGATCACAATCCACGTCGCCTTCAAAGCCTTTTTCTATCAGTTCAAAGCCATGCTTTAGCAGCAACCGAATCGACGCCTGATTACATGGGTCAACCGTTGCCCGCAGCTGGCTTAGTCGCAAATGATGCTGCGACCAGACAATCATGCCTTGCAGTAGTTCGCTACCTAGCCCTTTACCCCAGTGTTCACGACCAAAGCCATAGATAATCTCTTCGCCACCTTCATCTGGACGTGAGATCCCAGCCCAGCCAATCAAGCGGCCACTATCATTGTCTAACAACGCCCCAGTACCATAACCATGAGCGACCACGTTACGGCGTGAGTTGATAATCCACTGCTCGGTTTGCGCTTGAGTAAGGGGGTTGCCATCGCCGACGTAGGTCATCACTTCAGCATCGGCACATAACGTAGACAGCTCATCGAGATCGGTTAACTCAAACTGGCGAAAGCACAGCCTTGAGGTAGTAAAAAAATTATTTTTCAACATCCTGTTCCTACAACAAATTGACCTATATCAATAGGTAATTTAGACAGCCTAATAGTTTGTTTAGTTAGCAATAGCGCGGCTACTTTAACTGCCTTTAGCCCTAATGAGAACCACCCTGTAATCAGAGCAATTAGCCGCTTGGATCCCGATCAAAGGTAACCGTTGAAAACCATGCCGCAGTTCTGTGCAAGCAGATACCAAAATGGCCACCTAGAGTTAGGTGGCCATTGTTAGCGAGGCAAGAGAGCCGTTAGATTTTGTAGGTAAAGTTCAAAAACAGCGAGGTACCATCGTATTTGTAGCCACCAAACGACTTGAAGTGGTGCCATTGCAGGTGGCCAACAAAATCCTTGGTGAAGGCGTAGTTGCTCATCAGCATGTAATGATAACCGTGCTCTTTCCAACCAATCGCATCTTGAAGCCGTTCATTACGAAAATTAACGTTTTCAAACATCAGCATCTGGCTGAACTTGTTGGTCCAAGCGTAGCTTGCAGTGGTGCGACCAAACAGGTGAATACTGTCAGCGTCATCCTGTGGCGAGTGACCAAAGTAGTACTCCGGTGCCAGCGACATTCTGAACGCCACATCACCAAACTTCTTGGCGTACGAAAAACCGGTTCTTAGATGGTTATCGGCGATTTTGGTGTTCGATACCGTCTGGTGATCAATCCATACCGAGAAGTTAGAATCGTCCAAATCGTACAGCGTGGTAGAGAAGGTCTTAAAGGTTGCGATCTCTAAGCCATTCGGACTCTCCTTGGTACTGCCAATGTTTTCGATTAACCCTCGCGCCATGCTCGACCCCCAGTCGGTCTTCGCACGAAACTCAGCGGTAATTACGGTTTCATCGCCTTGGTTTGATGCCTCTGAATCGGTGCCTACTTCAAACCAATAACCAACACCAACTTGAAAGTTGCTTTTTAAAATCTCAGCCTGCGCCGGAGCAACTGCAGCGGCGACTATCGCGCCAGCTAAAAGTAATTTCTTCATGATCAGACCTACAGCAGTTCAGGATTGATGATGGTGGCGCGGTAAGGAGCATTACCTGGCAATGGCGAGATAACTTCCAGCTCTAAGCCCACTTCATCGCTGTTGTATTTAACTTCGTTAATTACGCCACGAGTCAATTGAGTGCGATCTTGTAGGTAGGTGTTCGCGCTGTAGATAAACATGCTGTTGGTATCTTGCTGGTAACTTACGTTAGAGGTGATTGCTGAGTACCAATCGTAACCGCGATCTTTACCGTATTCCCAAACTTGCTCAACGGTCATGTCTTTCTCGTTCACCTTGTATTCGACGGCACGAGAGTACTTCATGGTTGGCATTGCTGGCTGTTCGTAGTGACGGCCATCGCCGTTATCAAATACGGTTAAGCCCTTTGTTTCACCGCCGTTGTATACCTTGCCGGTCAGCCAAGCTGTGTGCTGGGTGTAGGTAAAGTCGAAGTCACCTTCACACAACCCTTTCTCAGAACAGCTAATCTCTTTGCCTTTACTGTTTACTGGGGTCAGTACTTTACTTGCTAAATCACCTTTCCAACCGGCAGACGGAGACAGGATCCATTTCACTACTTTGTTACGGCCAATCTTCACTACACCTTGGTGACGAAGGGACAAGATGATGGAATCGTCAGAGTTATCATGTTCAACCGAGTTAACGTGCGCCCAATTACGACCAGCACCGACACCAGGAATGTCAGTAAATGGAGCGTCGGATTCAATCTCAATGGTTTCACCGGTGTGCTCGTTATCAACGTTCAGACAAACTGCGCCCGCATCCAGTGCAATCAACAGGTCATCGCGCATATTGTCAAGGATCTCGTTCAAATCCCACACATCAACTAGCTTACCGTCTTCATCCATCTCTAAGATGTGGTCACGTACGGTGTGGACGCGCTTGCCGTCAGCACGCAGATAATCCGCTTTAGCAGCCCGCAGCAGGTAGTGGCCGTTATCCATTTCCATTACATCGTGTGAGAAATCAAGGTAACCACGAGGTAAATCCCAGTCCCAAACCATCTTGCCGAACATATCCATCCGGAACAGCTGTTGGCCTTTCCCCCACAACAGGTCGCCGTTTGGCAGCTGATGGAAGCCCATCATGATGCCGCGCTTAGTGATATCACGGTAATCTTCGAAATGAGAGGTGTCTAATGTCCAGCGAACTTCACCAGTCGTATCGGTCACAAAGATGTTGTTCTTACCAGACCAGTTTTGCGAACCCATGTTGCCTTTCCAAGCCAGTGCAGCGTCATCTGGGGTCTCAAAGATGTGGTTTACCATGTACAAGCGATCTTTGTACTTACTGTCTACTTTAACTGGCTTGATGACTGGGGCATTGGTTTTCATGCCATCTTTTGGAGTAGAACTAACACGAGGAGCAGTGTAGATCTTGTAGTCTTCGGTAATTTGCTTGCCTTCTTTAACGTAGCTTACGGTCACGGTGTTGTTGTAATCGGCATACAAACCAAATACAGGAATACCGTTGTGAGTCAGAATCTTATCTTTTTCTACGTTGTAGGTAATATCGATACCGTCTTTGCCTTTACCTTGAACGGTAACCTTAGCCCCTTCGATTTTGTAGCCGCCCAAATCGATAATTGCGGTTTGTGGAGCCAGTCCATAGGCATCAACGAAGACTGTACCTAATTGGCCTTGCGCCTTTGGTTTTTGTGATGGGTCAAAGGCTTTTGCTGCATAAGCCGTAGTGGAAATCATAGTGGCAAGAACTGCGACACTTAAGATGCTCTTTTTCATAATATAACTCCGTGTTCAGAAACTAGATGACGGAGTTATATTCGGTGTTATTGAGTAAGGTTATCATGACTTTTTTCACCAAAGAGATGGAAACAAATCCGCAAACATTAAAAATAATTAAGTCAAAATCTAACATTAAAAAAATTTAAGGTGTAGAACACAAAATAAACACATTGCAGAGTAAAAAATTTCACATAGAAATCTGGTTTAAAACTTAATGACTATTGCTAGCCATAATTAATCTCATAATGGCTAATTAATGCAATAAGGTTATATTTTCCAACAAAAAGCGCCACATAATTATGTGGCGCTAAATATTTACAATAAAAAATTTGGGTGATTACCGCTGCTATTTCTACTTATCGCGTTAATCATCACTATATTTAATAAGATAGAAGCTTCATCTCTTCGATATAATCGGTATCGGCCACAATCCTTGGGGCTAAGGAATGGCAGTACTCCTCAACGTTACTGATACTAATCTCATCAGTAATGTTCCAGTTGAGGGTTTGAAGAATGTCTGCTTCAAACTTCATCATGTCTAAGCTGTCTTCACAGCCAAACATATTGATGTTCTTGTTATCATAATTGAGCGTAAATCCGCGCTCGTAGTTCTTCATGGTCTGAATACAACGCCTAATTTCGTCCTCAGTAGCATCGACATAGCCCCGCTCAATCATGCACCGAATTGACGCCAAATTTATCGATTTTAACTTCTTATAAATCAGCGAGGTATCATGAATATATTGATGCGAGGCGCAATCCATCAAGCCATGAATTGATACAAAATACTGGATGTCATTATCGACTCTAGAGTATTGATTCTTTAACGTAGTCAAATAGATCTGAGCTAGCAACTTTTCCTTTGGATTCAATGCACTAGTAAAGCAATCCTTCTGCCCATTGATGCCCCATCGAATCAGGTTACGGTTGAATAACAGTACGTAAAAATCATTCACCGATGAGAAGTTTTTATAAACTGTTCCTTTTGCTAAGCCGGTACCCTTTACTACCGAATTCAAGGTACAGGAAAACAACTTCCCTGAATCATATAACTCATCTAAGCATGTAAATATTGATAAAAGGCTGTCCCTGTCCAAAGTAATTCTCTCTTCTACTTACAATATAAGCACTTTAACGATATGGGCCTTTTCTTTGTGCGTTACAGTGCAAGGAAAATAACATTCAAGCCAATGGAATAAGCAATACACCAACCCGATCACAGCAATGGTAAATTTGTGACACCAAACAACATTAACCAACCAGAATGTGAAACCACTTACTCTCACCTGGGAGCCACTAAAATTATAGATGGAAAAAATTCCATCACTGGTGTGAGTACCTTTACAAAATCGGTTCTGCTAAATAATTTCTATTTTTAGTGTGATTCAACTCATAATAAACTACGGTTGACGCCGCTAAATTATATAGCAAGTGAAATAACCAACAATGGATTTACCATGAAAAAAATAATTGCTGCTATCTCTTTAGCCATCTCTTTCGGTGCTACCGCTTATGATCAAGGAAAACATTATATCGACCTAAAAGATAAAGGTTTTAATGCACCGAACCAAGTAGTTAAAGTTTATTCTACTAACTGCCCATTCTGTTACAAATATGAAAAATCTGTTATTCCTAACTACGAAAAAAACCTGCCTGATGGTATTAACTACGATGCGTACCACATTACCACTAAACCACCATTTGGTTTAGAAAAAGCTACTGCAGTTGCCGTTGGTAAAGTACTGGGTGAGAAACAATACAAAACCGTAAAAATGGCTTACTACAAACAGCTCCACGATTTAAAGAAGAAGTTCACTTCAAGTGAAGAAGCCACTCAGTTCGGCATCGACAAATTAGGCATCTCACAAGCAGAGTTCGATAAGCATGCCGCTTCCCCTGAAGTCGCTAAACTGCTGCTGAAGTGGGACCAAGGATTAGAGGTTGCCAAAGTTAAGGGCATTCCGGCCATCGTGGTGAACGGTAAATACCTGATCAACACCCAAAGCGTCACCAGTATGAAGATGCTAGATGAATTGACCGCTGAGCTGCTGGCTAAGTAAGGAGAGCACTATGACTGCAATTACCGCTGGCTTCGGAGACTTAAGAGCAGCTCCGGGCCAAACCCTAACGGCATGGCAGAATCAGCGCTGGCTGTGGCTGTTAATGAGTGGCGCGGCACTATTTCTCATTTTATCTGCCATGGGTTATTTCCAATGGTTCCTTGAGATGGACCCGTGCGAGATCTGTGTATACATCCGCTTTAGTCAGTGTTGTATCCTTTTTGCAGGCCTCATTATCGCAATTAAACCCTGCAATAACGTTCTCAAGATTGCTGGTATGGCATTAGCTTGGTACGGCGTTCTGCAAGGCATGGCATGGTCAATTGAATTAAACGCGTTGCACGACTCCTCCCACGCACTAGATGACGTAATGGCAGCGGGCGGCGATCTGTTTGCAGCCGGTGGTGGCGGTGGTGCTTGTTCCACCGAACCGCACTTCCCACTGGGCCTACCACTGCACGAATGGCTGCCATATGAGTTCCAGCCATCGGGGATCTGTGGTGAAGATGATTGGTCACTGTTAGGCCTGAATATGGCGCAATACTGCATCATCGCTTACAGCTTCTTTATCATCGGTTTAGGCGCAGCGACCTTCGGTTGGCTACGCGGCTTCAAAAAGTAGTGCAAGCCATAACAATTCCTGCTCGCTCAAGCACAGCCAGTGGCTGTGCTTTTTAGGTTACTACTCGACCAAACACAGTAACAGTAGTAGTAGTACAAGTAAGCGGAAAATTAAGCTAGCTTTAGCAGACCGCCAGCCATACCTAGGAAGCTTATGAAGGGCGCTGAAATTATCCCTGCCCCTTGGAATCTAAGCGGCACCGGCATTATCTTGTTGTATCACTTTAAGGCCGATTGGCTGCGGCAACATCGCCTCGTTCCCACGTCGATGCGCGACCACTGCTGTGGTGGTTTAGGGGCGCTGATGTTGGTTAACTACCTCAACAGCGACTGTGGCGTAAAGCCTTATCAGGAGATGTTGTTTATCCCAGGTAAATTTCATTGGCCGGCACAACCGGCCTCGATTAAGCGCCACAGCATCACCGATATTGTGGTTTCAACCGAGCAAAGCGCAATCAGTGGTAATGCCAACTGGGCTATCCCTAAACGCTTAGCACAGTTTGCTTGGCAGCAGCACGAGCGCAACAGCCATATCTGCGTAACCGAACAGCAGCAACCATTAGTTGATATCAGTCTGAGCCACTACCCAATCCCTTTGCCGATGCACACCGCCTTGTTGCCAATGCCGTTAGCTCAGCCTCATGCTAGTCAATTATGGCTAACTGATTACGTCGGCCGTGGCTTTGCCTACCCAGCTAAGGTCAATCACTTTCACGCCCATTCAACTCAACTCGCGCCACTGAACAACCTCAACTGCATCGCTGCACTTTATGTTTCACCATTTAGGCTTGAATTCCCAACGGTCAAAAAAGTAGCTATACAATAAGAACTATCGCTACTTTAACTACTGCTGAAATATAAAAATGGAGATTGAATCATACTCATGAATAACCAAAACCAAACAACCACTAGCGACTGAATATATTAAACTTTCATTAGCGGTAACTATATTCATTGGCGAAATGTCGACAGACAACAAATATACTTTAACGATTTTACGTGACACCAATCACATATTAAAGTTAGGAAAAACCATACATAACAGCTAATAATTGACCAGTTCCAAACTAAACACGAAAAAATATCAACCGGTTAGTTATCAATGAAAAAACATCAACTAATGTTTAATATTTAAACATTAGTTCATTCAATTATTAACTTCTAACTCGTTATGTACTAAACGATAAGGACATTACTATGAACACATCTGCATTACGTTGTAGTTTGATTGCACTTGCAATAGTTGCAACGCCTTCGATCGCGCAAGACGTTACTGGTAACGCAACCGTCACTGTGAAAAACTCATTCACCTTTACTGAAGATGCGCCATTAAACTTTGGTGAAATCAGCGCGACTGCTGGTGCCACTGCCACTACTGATATCGCAACGTTAACCATTAGTTCCGATGGTACTGTGAATGCTGCTGATAATAGTGCTGCAACCGCAGCACAGATCCGAGTGTTAACCGCTGGTAGCGCAGGTACCTACTCCATCTCAGGTGTTGCCCCCTACTCTAGCCTTACCCTCGACCTAACTACCCTAAACAGCAATTCTGTTGAACTTACAGCAGTATCTGGTGCGCCAGGGGCAGCAACATTCACGGTAGATAACTTTGAAGCGACCGTTACTGTGGGTAACAATGTCGGCGACAGTGCTGATAATTCCACACCAATAGTTGCCGACGCGAGCGGCAGCGCAGGCTTCGCCCTCGGTGCAGTACTAACCACAGATGCTGCCGGCACTTCGCCTACCTATTACGATGAAGAATACACAGGTACCTTTACTTTAACTGTTGATTACTAATCCCAGTTCGATGTTAACGCCTAGAAAAACGGCCGCTGCTTTGGTTGGCCTGTTTTATTGTAAAGCCAGCCTTGCTGGCTTTTTGACTATCCAACACCTTAATTTTGGTGAGGTTGTTAACAGTGATGTTAGTCAAGTTAGTACTGTTACGGTTCACCCTGACGGCCATACTAGCTCAACCAAGGCCCTATGGCGGATAACGCCAGGACAGCTTGGGCTTTACCAGCTCATTGGTTTGCCGCCCTACACAGTAATGTCCATTAGCAGTACTATTACTGTACCGGACTCCACAGGCCCCAATAATAACTCATTCAAGTTGACTGAAATTGTTACCCCAACAACTCTCACCGCCGATATTTATGGTGAAGCACAACTTGAAGTGAGTGGTACCTTGGAAACCGTAAAAGGTAAACCGGCATTTGACGGTATTCACTCGACCTATTTCCACATAACAGTCAGCTACTAAATAAAAGAATTAACCTTACCGTGAAAAAATTTATCTCTTTGG
The genomic region above belongs to Ferrimonas lipolytica and contains:
- a CDS encoding chaperone NapD produces the protein MEHEYHVVSLVVHANPDKHQLVVEQLQQLSGAELVTHTKEHKYVVVIEGSTRQQVLDGIEAVQAMNGIVSTTLAYHQVDQLDSENAA
- a CDS encoding DEAD/DEAH box helicase, which produces MQFTDLGLAKPILDAVTAQGYTVPTPIQAQAIPAVMQGQDVMAAAQTGTGKTAGFTLPILHLLNNGQRARSNKCRALVLTPTRELAAQVEENVNAYAKNTPLRSAVVFGGVKINPQLQKLRSGVDVLVATPGRLLDLYQQNAIRFDQLEVLVLDEADRMLDMGFIRDIKKIINLLPAKRQNLLFSATFSDEIRELAKGLVNNPVEISVTPRNATAKSVEQIVHPVDKKRKPLLLAQLIGENNWQQVLVFTRTKHGANKLTKYLQEFSITAAAIHGNKSQGARTRALAEFKSGDVRALVATDIAARGLDIDQLPQVVNYELPQVAEDYVHRIGRTGRAGATGHAISLVCADEWEQMVAIEQLTQKHLEREMVAGFEPQNPLDDSKPIRPLKAKKPKKPKKPAGNEHNSDGTETKAAAPRRRKPQANRNGQGAHSGDAKPTGGQRRGGGGQRTGASSGGEGQRNGNRNSGGRSQGSGNRSRRSD
- a CDS encoding GNAT family N-acetyltransferase, translated to MLKNNFFTTSRLCFRQFELTDLDELSTLCADAEVMTYVGDGNPLTQAQTEQWIINSRRNVVAHGYGTGALLDNDSGRLIGWAGISRPDEGGEEIIYGFGREHWGKGLGSELLQGMIVWSQHHLRLSQLRATVDPCNQASIRLLLKHGFELIEKGFEGDVDCDLYCLNMGG
- a CDS encoding aryl-sulfate sulfotransferase, which encodes MKKSILSVAVLATMISTTAYAAKAFDPSQKPKAQGQLGTVFVDAYGLAPQTAIIDLGGYKIEGAKVTVQGKGKDGIDITYNVEKDKILTHNGIPVFGLYADYNNTVTVSYVKEGKQITEDYKIYTAPRVSSTPKDGMKTNAPVIKPVKVDSKYKDRLYMVNHIFETPDDAALAWKGNMGSQNWSGKNNIFVTDTTGEVRWTLDTSHFEDYRDITKRGIMMGFHQLPNGDLLWGKGQQLFRMDMFGKMVWDWDLPRGYLDFSHDVMEMDNGHYLLRAAKADYLRADGKRVHTVRDHILEMDEDGKLVDVWDLNEILDNMRDDLLIALDAGAVCLNVDNEHTGETIEIESDAPFTDIPGVGAGRNWAHVNSVEHDNSDDSIILSLRHQGVVKIGRNKVVKWILSPSAGWKGDLASKVLTPVNSKGKEISCSEKGLCEGDFDFTYTQHTAWLTGKVYNGGETKGLTVFDNGDGRHYEQPAMPTMKYSRAVEYKVNEKDMTVEQVWEYGKDRGYDWYSAITSNVSYQQDTNSMFIYSANTYLQDRTQLTRGVINEVKYNSDEVGLELEVISPLPGNAPYRATIINPELL
- a CDS encoding thiol:disulfide interchange protein DsbA/DsbL translates to MKKIIAAISLAISFGATAYDQGKHYIDLKDKGFNAPNQVVKVYSTNCPFCYKYEKSVIPNYEKNLPDGINYDAYHITTKPPFGLEKATAVAVGKVLGEKQYKTVKMAYYKQLHDLKKKFTSSEEATQFGIDKLGISQAEFDKHAASPEVAKLLLKWDQGLEVAKVKGIPAIVVNGKYLINTQSVTSMKMLDELTAELLAK
- a CDS encoding disulfide bond formation protein B, which translates into the protein MTAITAGFGDLRAAPGQTLTAWQNQRWLWLLMSGAALFLILSAMGYFQWFLEMDPCEICVYIRFSQCCILFAGLIIAIKPCNNVLKIAGMALAWYGVLQGMAWSIELNALHDSSHALDDVMAAGGDLFAAGGGGGACSTEPHFPLGLPLHEWLPYEFQPSGICGEDDWSLLGLNMAQYCIIAYSFFIIGLGAATFGWLRGFKK
- a CDS encoding DUF4402 domain-containing protein; translation: MNTSALRCSLIALAIVATPSIAQDVTGNATVTVKNSFTFTEDAPLNFGEISATAGATATTDIATLTISSDGTVNAADNSAATAAQIRVLTAGSAGTYSISGVAPYSSLTLDLTTLNSNSVELTAVSGAPGAATFTVDNFEATVTVGNNVGDSADNSTPIVADASGSAGFALGAVLTTDAAGTSPTYYDEEYTGTFTLTVDY
- a CDS encoding DUF4402 domain-containing protein, which codes for MTIQHLNFGEVVNSDVSQVSTVTVHPDGHTSSTKALWRITPGQLGLYQLIGLPPYTVMSISSTITVPDSTGPNNNSFKLTEIVTPTTLTADIYGEAQLEVSGTLETVKGKPAFDGIHSTYFHITVSY